Proteins from one Nitrospirota bacterium genomic window:
- a CDS encoding undecaprenyl-diphosphate phosphatase → MIEAFMLGIVQGITEFLPISSTAHLILFPWFFNWSGEVDTLTFDIALHAGTLLAVLACFWKDWLNFITKKQRIFFLIFIGSLPAGIAGFLLNDFVEAKMRNPIIIIFTLIIVGILMLIAEKAIKYKEIEKIGLKEAIIIGIAQAFAIIPGVSRSGITIAAGLFSGMYRDASAKFSFLLSTPIIAGATLLHSYKAFSSHLNYNPELFLTGIITSSITGFLAIKFLLRFLKKYPMNIFVYYRFILAVVIIAGIWLKG, encoded by the coding sequence ATGATCGAAGCATTTATGCTTGGCATTGTTCAGGGTATTACAGAATTTTTACCAATAAGCAGTACAGCACATCTGATATTATTCCCATGGTTTTTTAACTGGAGTGGAGAAGTTGACACACTCACATTTGATATTGCACTTCATGCAGGAACTTTATTAGCTGTTCTCGCATGTTTCTGGAAAGACTGGCTGAATTTTATCACAAAAAAGCAGAGAATTTTTTTTCTCATTTTCATTGGTTCATTACCAGCAGGTATTGCAGGGTTTCTTCTGAATGATTTTGTTGAGGCCAAAATGAGAAATCCAATAATAATAATTTTTACTCTAATCATTGTTGGTATCTTAATGCTCATTGCAGAAAAAGCAATAAAATATAAAGAAATAGAAAAGATAGGATTAAAAGAAGCTATTATTATAGGTATTGCACAGGCTTTCGCAATTATACCGGGAGTTTCTCGTTCAGGGATTACTATTGCAGCAGGACTTTTTTCAGGAATGTATAGGGATGCATCTGCAAAATTCTCATTTCTTCTTTCAACACCTATTATTGCTGGGGCAACATTATTACATTCATATAAGGCATTTTCAAGTCATTTAAATTATAACCCTGAACTTTTTTTAACAGGTATTATCACATCAAGCATTACAGGATTTCTTGCCATCAAGTTCTTGTTGAGATTTCTTAAAAAGTATCCAATGAATATCTTTGTTTATTACAGGTTTATCCTTGCAGTTGTTATAATAGCAGGAATATGGTTGAAAGGATAA
- a CDS encoding ribonuclease J: protein MKNTLSVIPLGGVEEIGLNMTVFEYEDDIIVVDAGLMFPEEDMLGVDFVIPDFSYLLENKNKIRGVVLTHGHEDHTGALPFLLREINVPIFGTPLTLGLVREKLKEYHLENSVLIPVRPREVVNLGVFSIEFVRVTHSIVDGVGLGIKTPLGLIVHTGDFKLDPTPVDGQLMDFHKFSEYGEKGTLLLLSDSTNAEKGGFTYSEKEVRRAFEDIFFNAKGRIIIATFASNIHRIQQAIDVAVKFGRRVILCGKSIVSNAQIALDLGYLRIPQNTWLRLEDLKKLNDNEIVIITTGSQGEPMSVLSRIATDEHKQIKIKEGDTVILSAKMIPGNERSIGKIINHLFRRGAEVIYEKVSEVHVSGHASKEELKLMINLIKPKYFMPIHGEYRHLVYHSMLAKKLDIPNENIFILKNGDILEISENEAKKNGRVNSGRIFMDGKGIGDVEEMVLRDRLRLAHDGIVLILLALEKLNGNIISGPDIISRGFVFEDASQDVLYNVKELLSNTIKGLDKELLSDTSLLQAKLRSTLKKYLRDTMDRRPMIMPIILEI, encoded by the coding sequence GTGAAAAATACGCTTTCTGTTATCCCTCTCGGAGGTGTTGAGGAGATAGGCCTCAACATGACTGTCTTTGAATACGAGGACGACATTATTGTTGTTGATGCAGGCCTAATGTTTCCTGAAGAGGATATGCTTGGTGTTGATTTTGTTATCCCTGACTTTTCCTATCTTTTAGAAAATAAGAACAAGATAAGAGGAGTAGTTCTCACACATGGGCATGAAGACCATACAGGTGCGCTTCCTTTTCTGCTCAGAGAGATTAATGTCCCTATTTTTGGAACTCCTTTGACACTTGGCCTTGTAAGAGAAAAGCTTAAAGAATATCATCTTGAAAATTCTGTACTTATTCCAGTAAGACCAAGGGAGGTTGTAAATCTTGGAGTTTTCTCCATTGAGTTCGTGAGAGTTACTCACAGCATTGTTGACGGTGTTGGACTCGGAATTAAGACACCTTTAGGCCTTATTGTCCATACAGGTGATTTCAAGCTTGACCCGACTCCTGTAGACGGACAGTTAATGGATTTCCATAAATTTTCAGAGTATGGAGAGAAAGGAACCCTCCTCCTTTTATCTGATAGCACTAACGCCGAAAAAGGAGGATTTACATACTCTGAAAAAGAAGTAAGACGCGCATTCGAGGATATTTTCTTTAATGCAAAGGGAAGAATCATAATTGCCACCTTTGCATCAAATATTCATAGAATTCAGCAGGCAATTGATGTAGCTGTAAAATTTGGAAGGCGCGTTATCCTTTGCGGAAAGAGTATAGTCTCAAATGCCCAGATTGCACTTGATCTTGGATATCTTAGAATACCTCAAAATACATGGCTCAGACTCGAAGATCTTAAAAAACTTAATGATAATGAGATAGTTATTATCACAACAGGAAGTCAGGGTGAGCCGATGAGTGTGCTATCAAGGATTGCAACAGATGAGCATAAGCAAATTAAGATTAAAGAAGGAGATACTGTAATTCTGTCAGCGAAGATGATCCCAGGCAATGAAAGGTCTATAGGCAAGATTATTAATCACCTATTCAGACGTGGTGCTGAAGTTATTTACGAAAAGGTATCAGAAGTCCATGTCTCCGGGCATGCTTCAAAAGAAGAGCTCAAACTTATGATAAACCTTATAAAACCTAAATACTTTATGCCGATTCATGGAGAATATAGGCATCTCGTCTATCATTCGATGCTTGCAAAAAAACTCGATATACCAAATGAAAATATTTTCATCCTGAAAAATGGAGATATTCTTGAAATCAGTGAAAATGAAGCTAAAAAGAATGGGAGGGTGAATTCTGGCCGTATATTCATGGATGGAAAAGGAATCGGTGATGTTGAAGAAATGGTGCTGCGGGATAGATTGAGACTTGCGCATGACGGTATTGTATTGATTCTATTAGCATTAGAAAAACTGAATGGTAATATTATATCAGGCCCTGACATTATATCGAGAGGATTTGTATTTGAAGATGCATCTCAGGATGTATTGTATAATGTTAAAGAGCTTCTTTCAAACACCATAAAGGGACTTGATAAGGAACTTCTATCTGACACTTCACTACTTCAGGCTAAACTCAGAAGCACATTAAAGAAATATCTCAGAGATACCATGGACAGGAGGCCGATGATCATGCCGATCATTCTGGAAATTTAA
- a CDS encoding YXWGXW repeat-containing protein, whose amino-acid sequence MRRIMFAVICIAVFICVSNYAMAIPSSPPPPGKVWIEQEGEWILVSAPPGDGPYIWKDGKWIIDPTPPPSNSEWIPGHWTSNGWVKGHWEVVPSPGPGTHWVPGHWEHGKWIAGHWAGKPKSGEHWVPGHRGPGGRWIPGHWK is encoded by the coding sequence GTGAGAAGGATTATGTTTGCAGTAATTTGTATAGCCGTTTTTATATGTGTCAGTAATTATGCCATGGCAATACCGTCCAGCCCTCCCCCTCCTGGCAAGGTCTGGATTGAACAAGAGGGAGAATGGATTTTGGTCAGTGCACCACCAGGAGATGGTCCTTATATATGGAAAGATGGGAAATGGATAATAGATCCAACCCCGCCACCTTCCAATTCTGAGTGGATTCCAGGGCACTGGACATCAAATGGATGGGTAAAAGGTCATTGGGAAGTCGTCCCTTCGCCTGGGCCTGGAACTCATTGGGTCCCAGGTCATTGGGAGCATGGTAAATGGATAGCAGGACACTGGGCTGGCAAACCGAAAAGCGGGGAACATTGGGTACCAGGTCATCGCGGTCCGGGAGGACGATGGATTCCCGGACACTGGAAATAA
- a CDS encoding OmpA family protein, whose amino-acid sequence MFIKKTGLLVGMICLLWLFTVLTADCFVENSTTYTDNRGKQVNFPLGDISFADQAVSFIKGTPSLAEKYCKSDQALGPPDYVHDNQTPPSYVTIGCGGTLIVRFADNVLVDVSGPDLYVFEIGPDVEPTELSISKDGKNWIKIGKISGGTADVDISKHVKSGEVFQYVRLTDLKSACGGAYPGADIDAIGAIGSAVQITLDTSVLFDFNKYILKPEAQKELHKVANKIKEFPGSRVIIDGHTDSIGATEYNQKLSENRARAVRDHLLTNEKLKNIDININGYGESRPIATNDTEKGREKNRRVEIIILPNSKTQIQR is encoded by the coding sequence GTGTTTATTAAAAAAACAGGTCTGCTGGTCGGAATGATATGCTTATTATGGTTATTTACAGTCCTGACTGCTGATTGCTTTGTCGAGAATAGTACTACATATACTGATAATCGCGGGAAACAGGTAAATTTTCCATTAGGAGATATATCTTTTGCTGACCAAGCAGTTTCTTTCATAAAAGGGACACCATCTTTAGCAGAAAAATATTGCAAATCTGATCAGGCACTGGGGCCACCAGATTATGTACATGATAACCAGACACCACCGAGTTATGTCACCATAGGATGCGGCGGGACGTTAATTGTGAGATTTGCAGATAATGTTTTAGTTGATGTTAGTGGCCCGGATTTATATGTTTTTGAAATAGGACCTGATGTTGAACCGACAGAACTTTCGATATCAAAAGATGGAAAAAATTGGATAAAGATCGGAAAAATTTCCGGAGGAACAGCAGATGTAGATATATCAAAACATGTAAAATCCGGAGAAGTATTTCAATATGTACGACTGACAGACCTTAAATCAGCATGTGGCGGAGCCTATCCTGGAGCAGACATTGATGCAATTGGAGCAATAGGCTCTGCAGTGCAAATAACACTAGACACGTCTGTTTTATTTGATTTCAATAAATATATATTGAAACCTGAAGCCCAAAAAGAGCTACACAAAGTGGCAAATAAAATAAAAGAGTTCCCAGGCTCAAGAGTAATAATTGACGGCCATACAGATAGCATAGGTGCAACAGAATATAACCAGAAACTATCAGAAAACAGGGCGAGAGCAGTTCGGGATCATCTATTAACAAACGAGAAATTGAAAAATATTGATATAAATATTAATGGATATGGAGAATCAAGACCAATAGCGACAAATGACACGGAAAAAGGCAGAGAAAAAAACAGAAGAGTGGAAATAATAATACTCCCAAATAGTAAAACCCAAATCCAGCGATAA